A single Flavobacterium sp. 1 DNA region contains:
- a CDS encoding AraC family transcriptional regulator — protein sequence MIYFKDFTSFNKYIGLAEPLDNDIDVGYYDPPNIVLVSEPMTVDFYRISIKIKYRSKSTPNAELLSAVFFNTPNLVIEPGWDAEPTYTGMYLQLSKKVIEENRFLFKTYLDYGQHEALYLTEDEVHEISAVFELMVKYYEGGKKDFGVLLSYANVLICLVEAFYKRQFSTDPKQYSRIVADFQQSLIEYYNQPVKQLPNVQYFADNLGLTANYLGDIIKHFTQKSAIESIHEFVAKKAKELLENSGMNNTEVAYELGFEYPNYFSKFFKKMVGFSPKEYRLQLNKKL from the coding sequence ATGATTTACTTTAAAGATTTTACATCATTCAATAAATACATTGGCTTAGCAGAACCTTTGGACAATGACATTGATGTGGGATATTATGATCCGCCAAATATCGTATTGGTGTCCGAACCTATGACGGTCGATTTTTATCGGATATCTATTAAAATTAAGTATAGAAGTAAATCTACTCCTAATGCGGAGCTGCTTTCCGCTGTGTTTTTCAACACGCCAAACTTAGTAATCGAACCGGGATGGGATGCGGAACCAACTTATACCGGGATGTATTTACAATTATCCAAAAAAGTTATTGAAGAAAATAGATTCTTATTCAAAACTTATCTGGATTATGGCCAGCACGAAGCCTTATATTTAACAGAAGACGAAGTTCACGAAATCAGTGCTGTTTTTGAATTGATGGTTAAATATTATGAAGGCGGAAAAAAAGATTTTGGAGTTCTGCTTTCTTATGCAAATGTATTGATATGTTTAGTAGAAGCATTTTATAAAAGACAGTTTTCAACCGACCCAAAACAGTACAGCAGGATTGTTGCAGATTTTCAACAAAGTTTGATTGAGTATTATAATCAACCTGTTAAACAACTTCCAAACGTGCAATACTTTGCAGATAATTTAGGTTTGACAGCTAATTATTTAGGTGATATCATTAAACACTTTACTCAAAAATCTGCAATTGAAAGCATCCATGAATTTGTTGCCAAAAAAGCTAAAGAATTATTAGAAAATTCAGGAATGAATAACACCGAAGTTGCTTACGAGTTAGGTTTTGAATATCCCAACTACTTCTCGAAATTTTTCAAAAAGATGGTAGGGTTCAGCCCTAAAGAATATCGCCTGCAGCTTAATAAAAAACTTTAA
- a CDS encoding NAD(P)H-dependent oxidoreductase, whose translation MNQQKKVLLINTHLSYPNWSEGTLNASFHQIAKTYFEENNYEILETKVEDGYDADEEVEKHLQADIIILQTPVNWFSAPWIYKKYIDDVFNSGGRSQKFLADDGRTREDPSRQYGTGGNLQGKKFMISATWNAPAAAFDNPNQILFQGRSTADFFIHITSNYRFCGVEILPDYNCFDIYKDGDIAKDLENYPVHLEQIFNI comes from the coding sequence ATGAATCAACAGAAAAAAGTATTGCTTATTAATACGCATCTAAGTTATCCAAATTGGAGTGAGGGAACTCTAAATGCTTCTTTTCATCAAATAGCAAAAACATATTTTGAAGAAAACAATTATGAAATTTTAGAAACAAAAGTTGAAGATGGATATGACGCTGATGAAGAGGTAGAAAAACACTTGCAAGCGGACATTATAATCCTGCAAACTCCAGTAAACTGGTTCAGTGCGCCGTGGATTTACAAAAAATATATTGATGACGTTTTCAATAGCGGAGGAAGAAGTCAAAAATTTCTTGCTGACGATGGGCGGACAAGAGAAGATCCATCGAGACAATATGGAACTGGAGGAAACTTACAGGGTAAAAAGTTTATGATTAGCGCCACTTGGAATGCTCCGGCAGCAGCTTTTGACAACCCAAATCAGATTTTATTTCAAGGACGAAGTACGGCTGATTTTTTTATACATATTACAAGCAATTATCGTTTTTGTGGAGTTGAAATTTTACCAGACTATAATTGTTTTGATATATACAAGGATGGAGATATTGCCAAGGATTTAGAAAATTATCCTGTTCACTTGGAGCAGATCTTTAACATATAA
- a CDS encoding ATP-binding protein — protein MTKLEEILVLVRSINADEFQEQYTNGNSLEDVHKELLSLAEKIESKKKRTDAIIGHISNSCAGDFFNYLPISDAQDELDVFCMGFNTYIEELKAVMVSKKLLETSNKKLVEEKERSEQLAMARDEFLSSMSHEIRTPLNGILGFTDLLLKNLSLDAESKKQLDYIKISGDILLVIINDILDLAKIESGQIALYEKPFDLSNLTQLIYDTFSSKTQAKEIDFKILIDKKVPAILNGDSIRVSQILFNLISNSVKFTPKKGKIRLKIKFDKEEAGFYHIKVTVKDSGIGIPQDKIDTIFDPFTQVSNDTARKYGGTGLGLTIIKKIINIMNGEIHVKSKLGIGTKFTVNLLFAKENSKSVPLKSISNKEKSAISINRGGKIKVLLVEDNRINQILAQKVLSKFNFDCVTVDNGSLAVEAVIREDFDIILMDIMMPIMNGYEATAIIRNLEDKTKKNIPIVALTAVVTGSIIEACSSEGIDRYLSKPFESEELYNVIIELVHKEGII, from the coding sequence ATGACTAAGCTAGAAGAAATATTAGTTTTGGTTCGTTCAATCAATGCAGACGAGTTTCAGGAACAATATACAAATGGAAATAGTTTAGAGGATGTTCATAAAGAATTGCTTTCTTTGGCTGAAAAAATTGAGTCTAAAAAGAAAAGGACTGATGCTATCATTGGACATATTTCAAATAGTTGTGCGGGAGATTTTTTTAATTATTTGCCAATTTCAGATGCCCAAGATGAATTAGATGTTTTCTGTATGGGATTTAACACCTATATTGAAGAATTAAAAGCAGTTATGGTTTCTAAAAAATTGTTAGAAACTAGTAATAAAAAATTAGTAGAGGAAAAGGAACGTTCTGAACAATTAGCCATGGCAAGAGATGAATTCTTGTCAAGTATGAGTCATGAAATTCGCACGCCACTCAATGGCATTTTGGGTTTTACGGATTTATTGTTAAAAAATCTATCTTTAGATGCTGAGAGCAAAAAGCAATTAGACTATATAAAGATTTCTGGAGACATTCTTCTCGTGATTATTAATGATATTTTGGATTTGGCAAAAATTGAATCAGGACAAATTGCACTCTATGAAAAACCCTTCGATTTATCAAACCTTACCCAGCTTATTTATGATACCTTTTCTAGTAAGACACAGGCAAAAGAGATAGATTTTAAAATTTTAATCGATAAAAAAGTTCCTGCAATACTTAATGGTGATTCTATTCGGGTTTCTCAAATATTATTTAATTTAATTAGTAATTCCGTTAAATTTACCCCTAAAAAAGGGAAAATTAGATTAAAAATTAAGTTTGATAAAGAAGAAGCAGGGTTCTATCATATAAAAGTGACAGTAAAAGATTCTGGAATAGGAATTCCTCAGGATAAGATAGATACTATTTTTGATCCATTTACTCAGGTAAGCAATGATACGGCAAGAAAGTATGGTGGTACAGGTTTAGGATTGACCATCATCAAGAAAATCATCAATATTATGAATGGCGAAATCCATGTGAAAAGTAAACTCGGTATTGGTACAAAATTCACTGTAAACTTACTTTTTGCTAAAGAAAATTCTAAATCAGTTCCTTTAAAATCAATATCAAATAAAGAGAAATCAGCCATTTCTATTAATAGAGGCGGAAAAATTAAAGTTCTTTTAGTAGAAGATAATCGGATTAATCAAATTTTGGCGCAAAAAGTGCTTTCAAAATTTAATTTCGATTGTGTTACTGTAGATAATGGTAGTTTAGCAGTTGAGGCAGTTATTCGGGAAGATTTTGATATTATTTTGATGGATATTATGATGCCAATAATGAATGGATATGAAGCTACTGCGATTATTCGTAACTTGGAAGATAAGACTAAAAAAAACATTCCAATTGTAGCATTAACAGCAGTTGTGACAGGTTCTATTATCGAAGCTTGTTCTTCTGAAGGAATAGACAGGTATTTATCCAAACCTTTCGAGTCAGAAGAGTTGTATAATGTTATAATTGAATTAGTTCACAAAGAAGGCATTATTTAG
- a CDS encoding SDR family oxidoreductase, which produces MKENKVWLITGASSGIGLEIAKAALAAGNKVIATGRNLSKVTKAFADTSENLLVVQLDVTNPQEISVGINAAIEKFGTIDVLVNNAGSFYAGFFEQFSQEQIERQISTNLFGPMNVTRAVLPIFRKNKSGHIITISSTAGLVGYELCTAYATSKFALEGWMESLQLEVAPFGINTTIVNPGFFRTNLLEPSSTTWSENVIADYAERTSMLRPGWESVSGTQGGDPAKLAAALLKIASENVPPKRWMAGADCIAETERKIKELQEQADAYRDLSSSLGFDE; this is translated from the coding sequence ATGAAAGAAAATAAAGTTTGGTTAATAACCGGTGCAAGCAGCGGAATAGGGTTGGAAATTGCTAAAGCCGCACTTGCTGCTGGTAACAAAGTTATTGCAACAGGCAGAAATTTAAGTAAAGTAACAAAAGCATTTGCTGACACTTCCGAAAATTTATTGGTGGTTCAGCTGGACGTTACAAATCCACAAGAAATTAGTGTTGGTATAAATGCTGCAATTGAGAAGTTTGGAACAATCGATGTGTTGGTTAACAATGCTGGTAGTTTCTATGCCGGTTTTTTTGAGCAGTTTAGCCAGGAGCAGATAGAACGTCAAATCTCGACTAATTTATTTGGTCCAATGAATGTAACAAGGGCAGTTTTGCCAATTTTCAGAAAAAATAAATCAGGGCACATTATAACAATTTCATCTACTGCGGGATTGGTTGGCTATGAACTTTGTACTGCCTATGCTACTTCTAAATTTGCATTAGAAGGCTGGATGGAATCTTTACAGTTGGAAGTGGCTCCATTTGGGATCAATACGACTATTGTAAACCCGGGTTTTTTTAGAACTAATTTATTGGAACCATCTTCAACAACATGGTCTGAAAATGTAATAGCGGATTATGCAGAACGTACATCTATGCTTCGCCCGGGTTGGGAAAGTGTGAGTGGTACACAAGGCGGAGACCCTGCTAAATTGGCTGCAGCATTGCTTAAAATTGCCAGTGAAAACGTGCCTCCAAAACGTTGGATGGCTGGTGCAGACTGTATTGCGGAAACAGAAAGAAAAATAAAAGAATTACAAGAACAAGCTGATGCTTACCGTGATCTATCTTCATCTTTGGGATTTGACGAATAA
- a CDS encoding AraC family transcriptional regulator codes for MTLFKSIEAFNKYIGLPKPLDDNIDIGYYDVPKMRLKSEPVSIDFYRISIKSNFIDKSVSGFNPNNVKPVTALFFNSPDLSNGWDIEPTFNGIYLQFSKKLIEENRFLFKNYYNYGKHEPLLLIKKEEEEIRTIFDLMLKYYNSEKENFVVLISYVHVLVSLVESFYKRQFSSNPVQYSPIISEFQQLLMNYYNQPINQMPTVQYFADKLGLTPNYLGDIIKHFTYKSAIENIHEFVIAKAKEMLEKRSDLNTTEIAYALGFEYPNYFSKFFKKQMGITPKKYHLQAKKIVSQFLI; via the coding sequence ATGACATTGTTTAAAAGCATTGAAGCATTCAATAAATACATAGGTTTACCAAAACCATTAGACGATAATATTGACATTGGGTATTACGATGTTCCTAAAATGCGTTTAAAATCAGAACCTGTATCTATTGACTTTTACCGAATCTCCATCAAAAGCAATTTCATTGATAAAAGTGTTTCGGGTTTTAATCCTAATAACGTAAAACCTGTAACGGCTCTTTTCTTCAATAGTCCCGACCTGTCAAACGGTTGGGACATAGAGCCAACATTTAACGGAATATATCTGCAATTTTCGAAGAAATTAATCGAAGAGAATCGGTTTCTATTCAAAAATTATTACAACTATGGAAAACACGAGCCTTTGTTATTAATTAAAAAAGAAGAGGAGGAAATCAGGACAATTTTTGATTTAATGCTAAAATACTACAACAGTGAGAAAGAGAATTTCGTAGTGCTAATTTCTTATGTTCACGTTTTGGTGTCATTGGTTGAATCATTTTATAAAAGACAATTTTCCTCAAATCCTGTGCAGTATAGTCCCATTATATCCGAATTTCAGCAACTGCTTATGAATTATTATAATCAGCCGATTAATCAGATGCCTACAGTTCAATATTTTGCAGATAAACTAGGTTTAACGCCAAACTATTTGGGAGACATTATTAAGCACTTCACTTATAAATCTGCAATTGAAAACATACATGAGTTTGTGATAGCTAAAGCCAAGGAAATGCTTGAGAAAAGAAGTGATTTAAACACAACCGAAATAGCCTATGCTCTTGGTTTTGAATATCCGAACTATTTTTCAAAATTTTTCAAAAAACAGATGGGCATTACACCAAAAAAATACCATTTACAAGCAAAAAAAATAGTATCTCAATTTTTAATATAA
- a CDS encoding GatB/YqeY domain-containing protein, translating into MSLSIQIMDEIKTAMRAKDTVALEALRAIKSELLLAQTASGSKEEISADDEIKLLQRLVKTRKESARIFTEQNRLDLAEPELAQIAVIEKFLPAQLSEAEVEAVIAKIIAETGASGIASMGKVMGLASAQLGGTAEGKTISTIVKKLLT; encoded by the coding sequence ATGAGTTTATCAATTCAAATCATGGACGAAATCAAAACCGCCATGAGAGCCAAAGATACAGTTGCATTAGAAGCATTGAGAGCTATAAAATCCGAACTTTTATTAGCGCAGACTGCCTCAGGATCAAAAGAAGAAATATCTGCTGATGATGAAATTAAACTGCTTCAGAGATTGGTTAAAACCCGCAAAGAAAGCGCTAGAATTTTTACTGAACAAAACCGTTTGGATTTAGCAGAACCAGAATTGGCACAAATCGCAGTAATCGAAAAATTCCTGCCGGCTCAATTAAGCGAAGCTGAAGTGGAAGCGGTAATTGCAAAAATTATTGCAGAGACTGGAGCTTCAGGAATAGCTTCTATGGGGAAAGTAATGGGATTGGCATCAGCTCAATTAGGCGGAACTGCCGAAGGAAAAACTATTTCTACCATCGTAAAAAAATTATTGACTTAA
- a CDS encoding NAD(P)H-dependent oxidoreductase yields the protein MKIKIIFLTLITLLSIGTKTIAQTTTKEVIKPKTVLLINAHLTYPGLSEGKLNKAFYDKAREFFLSQNFKVLETKIEAGYNVDEEVEKHMQADIIVLQTPVNWENTPWIYKKYVDEVFTSAMRSQKFLSGDGRSEKDPAKQYGTGGKMQGKKFLLSATWNAPEESFNNQKQPLWKGKSADDALFNVAANYLFVGFTVVPGHYCYDVFHNKHIKEDLENYPAYLKKVFKL from the coding sequence ATGAAAATAAAAATAATTTTTCTGACCCTGATAACCTTATTATCAATCGGAACAAAAACAATTGCGCAAACAACAACAAAAGAAGTGATAAAACCCAAAACAGTATTACTTATCAATGCACACCTCACTTATCCGGGTTTATCTGAAGGAAAACTCAATAAAGCTTTTTATGATAAAGCTAGAGAATTCTTTCTTTCACAAAACTTTAAAGTTTTAGAAACTAAAATTGAGGCTGGTTATAATGTTGACGAAGAAGTAGAGAAGCACATGCAAGCCGATATTATAGTATTGCAAACACCAGTAAACTGGGAAAATACACCTTGGATTTACAAAAAGTATGTTGACGAAGTTTTTACCAGTGCAATGCGAAGCCAAAAATTCCTTTCCGGTGATGGACGTTCTGAAAAAGACCCAGCCAAGCAATACGGGACTGGCGGGAAAATGCAGGGTAAAAAGTTTTTACTTTCCGCTACTTGGAATGCACCAGAAGAAAGTTTTAATAACCAAAAACAACCACTTTGGAAAGGAAAAAGTGCAGATGATGCTTTGTTTAACGTAGCTGCAAATTATTTATTTGTTGGATTTACAGTAGTTCCAGGACATTATTGTTACGACGTTTTTCATAACAAACACATTAAGGAAGATTTAGAAAATTATCCTGCCTATTTAAAAAAGGTATTTAAACTATAA
- a CDS encoding aminotransferase class I/II-fold pyridoxal phosphate-dependent enzyme, giving the protein MAKINHNNYLDVVDNVWTSAKEKGIMHINSEEQSFNGEKFTINGRDLINFGTCGYLGLEMHPDLIANSMELTKKFGTQLSMSRAYIRPTYIQELEELMSQIFDGNKVICYTSTSNAHISVIATIIKSDDLIILDQQVHFSVQFPCKNTKLQGTEVKMVRHSNYEMLEEMIRENYNKYSRIWYMADGVYSMHGDLPDTTILKKLLDKYPKLHLYFDDAHGMGWDGKNGAGYIYDRLGINERIVLISTLAKGFGCVGGTAIFADPEMYRRTDVFGGPLSYSHPLSPANAGAAIASAKIHLSNDIYTYQSELKELMNYMNMRLKEKNLTNISSPDSPIYFIGSGLNKVTRNFVHRILQEGIYVNTAMFPVVPNDKSGLRFTLTRHNTKADIDLLTDAMAYHLPKAIEEEGDSVERVYREFGYRLQKNENDLLIDPINNSSLVVEEYITIHDINAENWDLMFKDRGNIGHSAMQAMEEIFSNNEKPEENWSFHYIIVKDLEGKLVLATFFTGAIYKDDIVAQENVSRQIEEMRKSDPYYLCSKTLAMGSLFSEGDFIYLDIEHPEWRKSVSHLFDFVSKVKKDIDATVVVFRDFEEGNFLSQIIEDEGYAKMRMPNTNVIKNPKWETTNDLMALIKSSKKRDNIKQYAIRHLDKFDIKIKNQITDEKAVQYFDLFANVKNVNYSFNFFQYPKKMAKVLSKYEEWEFIEISLKENNQVVAVIFGHIGDDHYCPLIVGLDYDYINTHHIYKQAMFQMVKRGNDLNKKITYLGLTADFEKQKYLALTVPTWAYLKVDETYNLELIESYSNI; this is encoded by the coding sequence TTGGCAAAGATAAACCATAATAATTACTTAGATGTTGTTGATAATGTTTGGACCTCTGCGAAGGAAAAAGGAATCATGCATATTAATTCCGAGGAACAAAGTTTTAATGGTGAAAAATTTACTATCAATGGAAGAGATTTAATAAATTTTGGGACATGTGGTTATTTGGGCTTAGAAATGCATCCTGACTTAATAGCCAATTCAATGGAATTGACAAAGAAATTTGGTACGCAATTATCCATGTCCAGAGCGTACATCCGTCCCACATACATTCAGGAGTTAGAGGAATTAATGTCTCAAATATTTGATGGTAATAAAGTTATATGCTATACTTCAACTTCAAATGCTCATATTTCTGTAATCGCTACAATTATCAAATCGGATGATTTAATAATACTCGATCAACAAGTGCACTTTAGCGTGCAATTCCCTTGTAAAAACACAAAATTACAAGGCACAGAAGTAAAAATGGTCAGACATTCTAATTATGAAATGTTAGAGGAAATGATTCGTGAAAACTACAATAAATACAGCCGTATTTGGTATATGGCAGATGGTGTTTATTCGATGCATGGCGATTTACCGGATACCACTATTTTAAAAAAATTGCTCGATAAATACCCGAAACTACATTTGTATTTTGATGATGCACATGGAATGGGATGGGATGGAAAAAATGGAGCAGGATATATTTATGATCGACTGGGAATTAATGAACGTATTGTTTTAATATCAACACTTGCCAAAGGTTTTGGCTGTGTTGGAGGAACGGCCATTTTTGCGGATCCTGAAATGTATCGAAGAACAGATGTTTTTGGGGGACCATTAAGTTATTCTCACCCATTATCTCCTGCAAATGCAGGAGCAGCAATAGCTTCTGCAAAAATTCATCTATCCAATGATATTTATACTTATCAATCAGAATTAAAAGAATTGATGAATTACATGAATATGAGATTGAAAGAAAAAAATCTCACGAATATTTCTTCTCCTGATTCCCCTATTTATTTTATTGGAAGTGGTTTAAATAAAGTAACACGTAATTTTGTTCATCGTATTTTACAAGAAGGGATCTATGTAAACACGGCCATGTTTCCGGTGGTTCCTAACGATAAATCAGGTTTAAGATTTACATTGACTCGTCACAACACAAAAGCTGATATTGACTTGCTTACAGATGCAATGGCGTATCATTTGCCCAAGGCTATTGAAGAAGAAGGGGATAGTGTTGAAAGAGTATATAGAGAGTTTGGATACCGTTTGCAGAAAAATGAAAATGATTTACTAATTGATCCAATAAATAATTCGAGCTTAGTTGTCGAAGAATATATAACGATACATGACATAAATGCTGAGAATTGGGATTTGATGTTTAAGGACAGAGGGAATATTGGTCATTCAGCAATGCAGGCTATGGAAGAAATTTTTTCCAATAATGAGAAACCAGAAGAGAATTGGAGCTTTCATTATATTATAGTAAAAGATCTGGAAGGTAAATTGGTATTGGCCACATTTTTCACAGGAGCTATTTATAAAGATGATATAGTTGCACAAGAAAATGTATCAAGACAAATAGAAGAGATGCGTAAGAGTGATCCTTATTATCTATGCTCAAAAACATTAGCCATGGGCTCTCTATTTTCTGAAGGGGATTTTATTTATCTAGATATTGAACACCCTGAGTGGAGAAAATCAGTGAGCCATTTATTTGATTTTGTTTCAAAAGTTAAAAAAGACATTGATGCGACTGTAGTTGTTTTTAGAGATTTTGAAGAAGGGAATTTTTTAAGCCAAATTATAGAAGATGAAGGCTATGCTAAAATGCGAATGCCAAACACTAATGTCATTAAGAATCCTAAATGGGAAACCACCAATGATTTAATGGCATTAATAAAATCTAGTAAAAAACGGGATAACATTAAACAATATGCTATTAGACATCTTGATAAATTTGATATCAAAATCAAAAATCAAATAACAGATGAGAAGGCAGTTCAATATTTTGATTTATTTGCAAACGTCAAAAATGTTAATTACTCATTTAACTTTTTTCAATATCCTAAAAAAATGGCTAAAGTTCTTTCTAAATATGAAGAATGGGAATTTATTGAAATTAGTCTAAAAGAAAACAATCAGGTAGTTGCTGTTATTTTTGGTCATATTGGTGATGATCATTATTGTCCTTTGATTGTTGGATTAGATTATGATTATATTAATACTCATCATATATATAAGCAAGCCATGTTTCAAATGGTAAAAAGAGGAAACGATCTAAATAAAAAAATTACTTATTTGGGGTTGACAGCTGATTTTGAAAAGCAAAAATATTTAGCTTTGACAGTTCCTACATGGGCTTATCTGAAAGTAGATGAAACATATAACCTAGAATTAATTGAATCCTATTCGAATATATAA
- a CDS encoding aldo/keto reductase codes for MENKEMNNDSGNSRRKFIQQNAVAGIGLVFASSLMSSSTNDLEINKVDIDKKEKMTTRNLGKLKVSALGAGCMSISANYGSPAKPEEGIKTIRKAYEKGVTFFDTAEVYGPYTNEALVGEALAPFRDKVAVATKFGFQIGASQITLNSRPEHIRKVVEESLKRLRTDRIDLLYQHRVDPNVPIEDVAGAVKDLINEGKVLHFGLSEANTTTIRKAHSVQPVSAIQSEYSFMERSVEKNGVLDICEELGIGFVPWGPLGMGYLTGKLNAQTPFDTKLDLRSAFDRFTPESLAANMPIVNLLNRFASNKNATSSQIALAWLMAKKTFIVPIPGTRNIPHLNENLGAYDVQLSASEFQELETEFLKLQVHGGRMNAMQMTFCE; via the coding sequence ATGGAAAATAAGGAAATGAATAACGACAGTGGAAATTCAAGACGAAAATTTATTCAACAAAATGCAGTTGCCGGAATTGGATTAGTGTTTGCATCAAGTCTGATGTCTTCTTCGACAAACGATTTAGAAATAAATAAAGTTGATATCGATAAAAAAGAAAAAATGACTACGAGAAATCTCGGAAAATTGAAAGTATCAGCATTGGGTGCCGGATGTATGAGCATCAGTGCCAATTATGGTTCGCCTGCAAAACCGGAAGAAGGTATTAAAACCATTCGTAAAGCCTATGAAAAAGGAGTTACATTTTTTGATACTGCTGAAGTTTACGGGCCATATACAAATGAAGCGTTAGTTGGAGAAGCTCTGGCGCCTTTCCGCGATAAAGTAGCTGTTGCCACAAAATTCGGTTTTCAAATTGGTGCTTCTCAAATTACCTTAAATAGCAGGCCAGAGCATATCAGGAAAGTAGTTGAAGAATCATTGAAGCGTCTTAGAACCGATCGTATTGATCTTTTATACCAACACAGAGTTGACCCGAATGTACCTATCGAAGATGTGGCAGGTGCAGTAAAAGATTTAATAAACGAAGGGAAAGTTTTGCACTTTGGTTTGTCTGAAGCCAATACCACAACCATTCGGAAAGCACATTCGGTACAGCCTGTTTCTGCCATTCAGTCCGAGTATTCCTTTATGGAGCGCAGTGTTGAGAAAAATGGAGTTTTAGATATTTGCGAAGAATTAGGAATTGGTTTTGTTCCGTGGGGACCGCTTGGAATGGGTTATCTGACAGGAAAGCTAAATGCACAGACTCCTTTTGACACTAAACTGGATTTACGTTCGGCATTTGACCGTTTCACTCCTGAAAGCCTGGCAGCTAATATGCCAATTGTGAATCTTCTAAACCGATTTGCATCAAATAAAAATGCAACATCATCCCAAATTGCACTTGCTTGGTTAATGGCAAAAAAAACATTCATTGTTCCAATTCCCGGTACAAGAAATATTCCACATTTAAATGAAAATTTAGGTGCTTACGATGTTCAATTATCAGCATCCGAATTTCAGGAATTAGAAACTGAATTCTTGAAACTCCAGGTACATGGCGGTAGGATGAATGCAATGCAGATGACTTTCTGTGAGTAA